The following DNA comes from Microcella sp..
TTCGAGGCGGCGGCAGCGCAGCAGAAGCCCGACACGACCGACTGGTGGAAGCGCCTCGAGACGCTGCGCGCGCAGTACCCGCTCGGTTATGTCGATGACCCCGACGACGGTCTGCTCGCGCCGCAGGCGGTCATCGAGGCGATCGGTAAGCTCTCTGGCCCCGAGGCGGTCTACGCCGCCGGCGTGGGTCAGCACCAGATGTGGGCGGCGCAGTTCATCGAGTACGAGCGCCCCGGTGCGTGGCTCAACTCGGGCGGCGCCGGCACGATGGGCTACGCCGTTCCGGCGGCAATGGGTGCCAAGGTCGCCCAGCCCGACCGGCTGGTGTGGGCGATCGACGGCGACGGCTGCTTCCAGATGACGAACCAAGAGCTCGCGACCTGCACGATCAACAGCATTCCGATCAAGGTGGCGATCATCAACAACTCGTCGCTCGGCATGGTGCGGCAGTGGCAGACGCTGTTCTACGACGGCCGCCACTCGTTCACCGACCTCGAGACGGGGTCGACCCGCGCGGGTGAAGAGACCCGCATGGTGCCCGACTTCGTCAAGCTCGCCGAGGCCTACGGCGCTCTCGGAATCCGCGTGACGCAGCCCGACGAGGTGGAGCCCGCGATCAGGCTCGCGATGGAGACGAACGACCGCCCGGTCGTCATCGACTTCATCGTCAGCCGTGACGCGATGGTGTGGCCCATGGTGCCCCAGGGCGTCGGCAACTCGTCGGTGCAGTACGCGCGCGACCACGCGCCCGAGTGGGACGAGGAGTAACCGCCATGACGTATCACGTGCTCTCTCTGCTCGTCGAAGACAAGCCCGGCCTGCTCACGCGCGTCGCCGGCCTCTTCGCGCGGCGCGGCTTCAACATCCGTTCGCTCGCCGTCGGCACGACCGAGATCGAAGGTCTCTCGCGCATCACGGTCGTCGTCGAGGTCGAAGGTCTGCCCCTCGAGCAGATCACCAAGCAGCTCAACAAGCTCATCAACGTGCTCAAGATCGTCGAGCTTGACTCGGCGAGTTCGGTGCAGCGTGAGCACCTGCTTGTCAAGGTGCGCGTCGACAACACGACGCGGTCGCAGATTCTCGAGGCCGCGAACCTGTTCCGGGCCCGCGTCGTCGACGTCGCCACCGACTCGCTCGTCATCGAGGTGACGGGCGACACCGCTAAGGTCGAGGCCCTGCTCAGGGTGCTCGAGCCCTACGGTGTCAAAGAGATCGCGCAGTCGGGCCTCGTGGCCATCGGCCGCGGGTCGAAGAGCATCAGCGAGCGCGTGCTCAAGAGCTGAACGCGCACCCCAGACCTGGCATCAGCCACCCACCCCACCATCAAGGAGAACACCTCGTGACCGAGATCTACTACGACAACGACGCCGACCTCGCGCTCATCCAGGGCAAGAAGGTCGCGATCGTCGGCTACGGCTCGCAGGGCCACGCCCACGCCCAGAACCTGCGCGACAGCGGCGTCTCGGTGTCGATCGCCCTCAAGGCGGGCTCGAAGTCGATTCAGAAGGCCACCGATGACGGCTTCAGCGTCATGACGGTCGCCGACGCGGCCGAGTGGGCCGACGTCATCATGATCCTCGCGCCCGATCAGCACCAGCGCTCGATCTACAGCGAGAGCATCAAAGACAAGCTCGTGGCCGGCAAGACCCTCGCCTTCGCGCACGGCTTCAACATCCGCTTCGGCTACATCGACGCACCCGAGGGCGTCGACGTGATCCTTGTCGCCCCGAAGGCGCCTGGCCACACCGTGCGGCGCGAGTTCGTCG
Coding sequences within:
- the ilvN gene encoding acetolactate synthase small subunit codes for the protein MTYHVLSLLVEDKPGLLTRVAGLFARRGFNIRSLAVGTTEIEGLSRITVVVEVEGLPLEQITKQLNKLINVLKIVELDSASSVQREHLLVKVRVDNTTRSQILEAANLFRARVVDVATDSLVIEVTGDTAKVEALLRVLEPYGVKEIAQSGLVAIGRGSKSISERVLKS